From a single Intestinibaculum porci genomic region:
- a CDS encoding tyrosine-protein phosphatase gives MSNIRLNHMFRKEMNFRELGGYRSQNGQHIKEGIFYRCAALSEMNEEELRHIQELGIKVIIDLRSHDEVKEHPDPEIPGITNIHISAMRDSEGKDIDFSPQSIIKIALKKRERNVAESTIDRFYDFLIFHNTAYQKLFALLLDKQVPILFHCTAGKDRTGVAAILIMLALGVSEETIEKDYLLTNKYRHRLIVKKHKAYRLLGHFSKNMRTLLTFSEGVLPHGCDFVFEEIKRHYDSYEEYFLDNYGLSSEDLAKLRDYYLE, from the coding sequence ATGTCAAATATTCGCTTAAATCATATGTTTCGAAAGGAAATGAATTTTCGTGAACTAGGCGGCTATCGCAGTCAAAACGGCCAGCATATTAAAGAAGGGATCTTCTATCGCTGCGCGGCGTTATCAGAAATGAATGAAGAAGAACTGCGCCATATTCAGGAACTGGGCATCAAAGTGATTATCGACTTACGTTCGCATGACGAAGTCAAAGAGCATCCTGATCCAGAGATTCCTGGAATTACGAATATTCATATCTCAGCGATGCGCGATAGTGAAGGCAAAGATATTGACTTCTCACCGCAGTCGATTATTAAGATTGCCTTAAAGAAGCGGGAACGCAATGTCGCTGAAAGTACGATCGATCGCTTCTATGATTTCCTGATCTTTCATAATACGGCTTATCAGAAACTCTTTGCCTTATTATTAGATAAACAGGTCCCTATTTTATTTCATTGTACCGCCGGGAAAGATCGGACTGGTGTCGCTGCTATTCTCATTATGTTAGCGTTAGGTGTTAGTGAAGAAACAATTGAAAAAGACTATTTGCTGACAAATAAGTATCGTCATCGTTTGATTGTGAAAAAGCATAAGGCTTATCGCTTGCTTGGTCATTTTTCGAAAAATATGCGGACGCTTTTAACCTTCTCAGAAGGAGTCCTTCCTCATGGCTGCGATTTTGTCTTTGAAGAGATTAAAAGACACTATGATTCTTATGAAGAGTACTTTCTGGATAATTATGGTTTATCATCTGAGGATCTCGCAAAATTACGAGATTATTACTTAGAATAG
- a CDS encoding SseB family protein, whose protein sequence is MEPSLDNRQLEMLFDIAKEKENNDVMEEIFRLISEQAYFLTCVNFSKKPVIQKDGSLLLEKNTDIKFPLLANSAKETYYPAFSSRMELDLWKQDLEKTTVLTLCIDDYVDLLRNDPSVSGIVINPFNQSFIVSKEMLEHVLDVRHQNKPFDKRHTILQDLQRGQK, encoded by the coding sequence ATGGAACCTTCATTAGATAATAGACAATTAGAAATGCTTTTTGATATTGCAAAAGAGAAAGAAAATAATGATGTTATGGAAGAAATCTTCCGTTTGATTTCTGAGCAGGCTTACTTTCTTACCTGTGTGAACTTTAGTAAGAAGCCAGTGATTCAGAAAGATGGATCGTTATTATTGGAGAAAAATACCGACATTAAGTTTCCTCTTTTAGCAAATTCTGCTAAGGAAACGTATTATCCTGCTTTTTCATCACGGATGGAGTTGGATTTATGGAAACAGGATTTAGAAAAAACAACAGTTTTGACGTTATGTATCGATGATTATGTAGATCTTTTAAGAAATGACCCAAGTGTCAGTGGGATTGTCATTAATCCTTTTAATCAGAGTTTTATTGTCTCAAAAGAGATGTTAGAACATGTATTAGATGTTCGCCATCAAAATAAACCATTTGATAAACGACATACAATCTTACAGGATCTGCAGCGAGGACAAAAATAA
- a CDS encoding amino acid ABC transporter ATP-binding protein, which translates to MEEVIQVKHLEKHFGDLKVLKDIDFTINRGQVVTIIGSSGSGKSTLLRCINLLEIPDAGEILFNGENILGGSMKPAAYRSKVGMVFQNFNLFANKSVLENCMIGQIKVLKKSKEEARAEAMKQLKAVGMDAFANASSTTLSGGQKQRVAIARTLCMKPEVILFDEPTSALDPEMVGDVLDVMKKLAQEGLTMAVVTHEMQFAKEVSDVVVFMDQGVICEQGSSDQIFNHPQKERTKQFLSRFMNQ; encoded by the coding sequence ATGGAAGAAGTCATTCAAGTTAAACATTTAGAAAAACACTTTGGCGATCTCAAAGTCTTAAAAGATATTGATTTTACTATTAATCGTGGACAGGTTGTTACGATTATTGGTTCGAGTGGGAGTGGTAAGTCAACATTATTAAGATGTATCAACTTACTGGAAATCCCTGATGCGGGAGAAATCCTCTTCAATGGTGAAAATATTTTAGGTGGTTCGATGAAACCAGCAGCCTACCGCTCAAAAGTAGGAATGGTATTTCAAAACTTCAACTTATTTGCGAATAAGTCAGTTTTAGAAAACTGTATGATCGGTCAGATCAAAGTTTTAAAGAAGTCTAAAGAAGAAGCGAGAGCTGAAGCTATGAAACAGTTAAAAGCTGTCGGTATGGATGCTTTTGCGAATGCTTCTAGTACGACTTTATCGGGTGGACAGAAACAGCGTGTGGCGATTGCCCGTACACTTTGTATGAAACCAGAAGTGATCCTTTTTGACGAACCAACCAGTGCGCTTGATCCAGAAATGGTCGGAGATGTCTTGGATGTTATGAAAAAACTGGCTCAGGAAGGATTAACGATGGCAGTCGTTACGCATGAAATGCAGTTTGCGAAAGAAGTCAGTGATGTGGTTGTCTTCATGGACCAGGGTGTTATTTGTGAACAGGGAAGCTCTGATCAGATCTTCAATCACCCACAAAAAGAAAGAACAAAACAGTTCTTATCAAGATTTATGAATCAGTAA
- a CDS encoding amino acid ABC transporter permease — MKIDFGYAWNQLVSNWPLFWYGIKMTVAFALVGTLAGLVLGLVIGAIRTLPIDPLDKPVTRFFKYLGHVITSFYVWVFRGTPMMVQAVFLYYLLKPVFNWSSFTAGMFIISINTAAYMAEIIRSGIQSVDVGQTEAAKAIGLSNFQTMTSIIFPQAIKNTFPSLGNQFIVNIKDSCMLNAIAVTELYFQATSVAGSNMRYIEVYLDTAVLYLILTTLATLLLNFTEKKINKTTRATIKDNCA, encoded by the coding sequence ATGAAAATTGATTTTGGTTATGCATGGAATCAGCTTGTCTCTAACTGGCCATTATTCTGGTATGGGATCAAGATGACAGTGGCTTTTGCCTTAGTTGGGACATTAGCTGGTTTAGTGCTTGGCTTAGTCATCGGCGCTATTCGTACCTTACCGATTGATCCGCTAGATAAGCCAGTTACACGTTTCTTTAAGTACTTAGGACATGTCATTACAAGTTTCTATGTCTGGGTTTTTAGAGGAACTCCAATGATGGTTCAGGCCGTCTTCCTGTATTATTTACTGAAACCAGTCTTTAACTGGTCATCCTTTACCGCTGGGATGTTTATCATTTCAATCAATACAGCTGCCTACATGGCAGAAATTATCCGTTCTGGGATTCAGTCTGTCGATGTTGGTCAGACCGAAGCTGCCAAAGCAATCGGTTTATCCAACTTTCAGACAATGACATCAATTATCTTCCCGCAGGCGATTAAAAATACGTTCCCTTCATTAGGTAACCAGTTTATCGTCAATATCAAGGATAGCTGTATGTTAAATGCCATTGCTGTTACTGAATTATATTTCCAGGCAACCAGTGTTGCCGGCAGTAACATGCGTTATATCGAAGTCTATTTGGATACGGCAGTGCTCTATTTAATTCTGACAACTTTAGCAACATTATTGTTAAACTTCACAGAAAAGAAAATCAATAAGACAACACGCGCAACCATTAAGGATAATTGTGCTTAG
- a CDS encoding transporter substrate-binding domain-containing protein, whose amino-acid sequence MKKTCAALLAGALLLTGCGSSSSSSDAKKDTFTVGMEAAYQPFNWQTSKKTATSVKLEGGAGYADGYDVVMASKIAKKLGKKLVVKKIAWDGLQPAVASGEIDAIIAGMTANKDREKGLDFTTPYYQSDMVMIVRKNSKMAKFTDIQQFGGYKVSGQKNTNYDTIIDQIKNVKHQTPKATYPELVVALQQKDTDGITAEQPVGNGICKANKDLTMVKFKKGHNFKVDTSVSIGLKNNTRKTAEFKKVQKALDSISQKERLKIMEEAVNRAPTSK is encoded by the coding sequence ATGAAAAAAACTTGTGCAGCACTTTTAGCAGGTGCACTCTTATTAACAGGATGCGGCAGCTCAAGCTCTTCCTCAGATGCTAAAAAAGATACATTTACCGTAGGAATGGAAGCTGCTTACCAGCCATTTAACTGGCAGACTTCTAAGAAGACCGCCACTTCTGTCAAGTTAGAGGGCGGCGCTGGTTACGCTGATGGTTATGATGTTGTGATGGCGAGCAAGATTGCAAAAAAATTAGGTAAGAAATTAGTTGTGAAAAAGATTGCCTGGGATGGTTTACAGCCTGCTGTTGCTTCAGGGGAAATCGATGCGATTATCGCTGGGATGACAGCGAATAAAGATCGTGAAAAGGGGTTAGACTTCACAACTCCTTACTATCAGTCAGACATGGTTATGATTGTTCGTAAGAACTCTAAAATGGCTAAATTCACTGATATTCAGCAGTTTGGCGGTTATAAGGTTTCTGGTCAGAAGAATACTAACTATGATACAATCATCGATCAGATCAAGAATGTCAAACATCAGACTCCTAAAGCAACTTATCCAGAATTAGTTGTGGCCCTGCAGCAGAAGGATACCGATGGTATTACTGCTGAACAGCCAGTAGGTAATGGAATCTGTAAAGCGAACAAAGATTTAACAATGGTTAAATTCAAAAAGGGTCATAACTTTAAAGTAGATACTTCTGTATCGATTGGTTTAAAGAACAATACACGTAAAACAGCTGAATTCAAGAAAGTGCAGAAAGCGTTAGATTCTATTTCTCAGAAAGAACGTTTAAAGATTATGGAAGAGGCTGTCAATCGTGCCCCTACATCTAAATAA
- the leuS gene encoding leucine--tRNA ligase, producing MSYDHISVEKKWQKYWAEHETFKTDGYDFSKPKYYALDMFPYPSGQGLHVGHPEGYTATDIISRMKRMQGYNVLHPMGFDAFGLPAEQFAIKTGHHPAEFTYKNIENFKRQIKSLGFSYDWDREFATSDPDYYKWTQWIFTKLYDAGLAYVAEMPVNWCPELGTVLANEEVIDGKSERGGYPVIRKPMRQWVLRITEYAEKLLKDLDLVDWPESTKEMQRNWIGKSVGANVVFKIKNTDKEFTVFTTRCDTLFGATYCVMSPEHPFVNEITTPEHIEEVKAYQDAAARKSDLERTDLNKDKTGAFTGAYAINPVNGKEIPIWISDYVLAGYGTGAIMAVPAHDTRDYEFAKKFDLPIIPVLEGGDISQEAFTEDGVHINSEFLNGMGKQEAIDTMLKWLEEHHCGNKQVTYKLRDWLFSRQRYWGEPIPIIHMEDGTMRTVGLDDLPLELPATDNYMPNAEGESPLSHVTDWLNVEIDGVKGKRETNTMPQWAGSCWYYIRYIDPHNNDEIGAKQLLDHWLPVDLYIGGAEHAVLHLLYARFWHKFLYDIHVVSTPEPFQKLFHQGMILGPNGVKMSKSRGNVINPDEIVEKYGADTLRLYEMFMGPLDAAKPWSDTGVEGSRRWLDRVYRLFVESDKVTDENSGELDFIYHQTVKKVTEDYEKLAFNTAISQMMIFINDAYKAKSLYKPYVEGITQMLSCIAPHICEEIWEKLGHDESLSYAPWPTYDESKLVVAEVTMPVQVNGKVRAKITIAKDASQEDVKAAALAQENVKIHTEGKEIKKVIVVPNKIVNIVAK from the coding sequence ATGAGTTACGATCACATCAGTGTCGAAAAGAAATGGCAGAAATACTGGGCTGAACATGAAACATTCAAAACCGATGGCTATGATTTTTCAAAGCCTAAATATTATGCCTTAGATATGTTCCCTTATCCATCAGGACAGGGTCTTCATGTCGGTCATCCAGAAGGCTATACCGCTACCGATATTATCTCTCGTATGAAGAGAATGCAGGGCTACAATGTCTTACATCCAATGGGATTTGATGCCTTTGGGCTGCCAGCTGAACAGTTTGCGATTAAAACTGGTCATCATCCCGCTGAATTTACTTATAAAAATATTGAAAACTTTAAACGACAGATCAAGTCATTAGGTTTCTCTTATGACTGGGATCGTGAATTTGCGACCAGTGATCCTGATTACTATAAATGGACCCAGTGGATCTTCACAAAATTATATGATGCTGGTTTAGCTTACGTCGCTGAAATGCCTGTTAACTGGTGTCCTGAATTAGGAACTGTCTTAGCTAATGAAGAAGTCATCGATGGCAAGAGTGAACGTGGCGGCTATCCGGTTATTCGTAAACCAATGAGACAGTGGGTTTTACGTATTACGGAATACGCTGAAAAACTGTTAAAAGATTTGGATTTAGTTGACTGGCCAGAATCAACCAAGGAAATGCAGCGTAACTGGATTGGAAAATCAGTTGGGGCTAACGTTGTTTTCAAGATTAAAAATACAGATAAAGAATTCACGGTATTTACAACCCGTTGTGATACTTTATTTGGGGCAACTTACTGTGTTATGTCACCAGAACATCCATTCGTTAATGAAATTACGACACCAGAACACATCGAAGAAGTCAAAGCTTATCAGGATGCCGCAGCGCGTAAATCTGATTTGGAAAGAACTGATTTAAATAAAGATAAAACGGGTGCTTTCACTGGTGCTTATGCGATTAACCCAGTCAATGGCAAAGAAATTCCAATCTGGATTTCTGACTATGTTTTAGCTGGTTATGGAACTGGTGCGATCATGGCCGTTCCGGCTCATGATACGCGTGACTATGAATTCGCTAAGAAATTCGATTTACCAATTATTCCTGTTCTTGAAGGCGGCGATATCTCTCAAGAAGCCTTCACTGAAGATGGTGTTCATATCAACTCAGAATTCTTAAATGGCATGGGTAAACAGGAAGCCATTGATACGATGTTAAAATGGTTAGAAGAACATCATTGCGGGAATAAACAGGTTACTTATAAGTTAAGAGACTGGTTATTCTCTCGTCAGAGATACTGGGGTGAACCAATTCCAATTATCCATATGGAAGATGGGACAATGCGTACAGTTGGTTTAGATGATTTACCATTGGAATTACCAGCTACTGATAACTATATGCCAAATGCGGAAGGGGAATCTCCTTTATCCCATGTAACGGACTGGTTAAATGTGGAAATTGATGGTGTTAAAGGTAAACGTGAAACCAATACAATGCCTCAGTGGGCTGGTTCTTGCTGGTACTATATCCGTTATATCGATCCTCATAACAATGATGAAATCGGTGCTAAACAGTTATTAGATCACTGGTTACCAGTTGACTTATATATCGGCGGGGCTGAACATGCTGTCTTACACTTATTATATGCAAGATTCTGGCATAAATTCTTATATGACATTCATGTTGTCTCAACTCCAGAACCATTCCAGAAATTATTCCATCAGGGGATGATTTTAGGTCCTAATGGCGTTAAGATGTCGAAATCTCGCGGCAATGTCATTAACCCAGATGAAATCGTTGAAAAATACGGTGCTGATACATTAAGACTGTATGAAATGTTCATGGGTCCTCTTGATGCGGCTAAACCTTGGTCTGATACAGGGGTAGAAGGTTCAAGAAGATGGTTAGATCGTGTTTATCGTTTATTTGTCGAATCAGATAAAGTGACTGATGAAAACTCTGGTGAATTAGACTTTATCTATCATCAGACTGTGAAGAAAGTGACTGAAGACTATGAAAAATTAGCATTCAATACTGCGATCTCACAGATGATGATCTTCATCAATGATGCTTATAAAGCAAAATCACTTTATAAACCATATGTTGAAGGGATCACACAGATGCTTTCATGTATCGCGCCACATATCTGTGAAGAAATTTGGGAAAAATTAGGACATGATGAATCATTATCTTATGCCCCATGGCCAACTTATGACGAAAGCAAATTAGTTGTTGCCGAAGTGACAATGCCAGTGCAGGTCAATGGTAAAGTGCGTGCAAAGATTACGATTGCAAAAGATGCTTCTCAGGAAGATGTCAAAGCAGCCGCTTTAGCTCAGGAAAACGTTAAGATCCATACGGAAGGTAAAGAGATCAAAAAGGTTATTGTTGTACCAAATAAGATTGTCAATATCGTCGCAAAATAA
- a CDS encoding ISNCY family transposase produces the protein MRKVELNNMEEYKYKVIKKLVETNGNKKRAALKLHCTVRNVNRLIVRYKQEGKAAFQHKNKDRKPAIAFSPEMKKQIIGLYKDKYSDTNFRHYTEIVFEELGVKISDTTVNKWLREENILSPKARKKTKKQHKKLMKLKLKSVKSEKEKNKIKEVIYKVKKSEAHPRRPRCKYAGEMIQMDASSYKWNGSDIWHLHVAIDDATGEIVGAYFDHQETLKGYYGVVSQILLNKGVPALFYTDRRTVFEYKRKNAPLDNEDTFTQFAYAAHQLGIEIKTTSVAQAKGRVERVNQTLQSRLPVELRRARITTIEQANHFLHSYIKKFNDQFALRLNSTKNVYEKQLTPAQINKALTIIENRKIDKGHSFQYHNLHYMIVTSTGADVYFKEGTEVMVIKCLDGKIYANINDKLYNIREIENWEEYSKNFDVRPELKKEKKKYIPPIDHPWRQNSWKLYSSSIRAHLYGANN, from the coding sequence ATGAGAAAGGTTGAGTTAAATAATATGGAAGAATACAAATACAAAGTTATTAAAAAGCTAGTAGAAACAAACGGGAACAAAAAGAGAGCGGCATTAAAGCTTCATTGCACTGTCAGAAATGTGAACAGATTAATCGTTAGGTACAAGCAAGAAGGAAAGGCTGCTTTCCAGCACAAGAACAAAGATCGTAAGCCTGCTATTGCTTTTTCTCCCGAAATGAAAAAACAGATTATTGGTTTATATAAAGACAAATACAGCGATACCAACTTTAGACATTATACTGAGATTGTTTTTGAGGAACTTGGTGTGAAGATTAGTGATACAACTGTGAATAAGTGGCTTAGAGAGGAAAATATTCTTTCGCCAAAAGCTCGCAAAAAAACAAAGAAGCAGCATAAGAAGCTGATGAAATTGAAGCTTAAAAGCGTAAAAAGTGAAAAAGAAAAGAATAAAATCAAGGAAGTGATTTACAAAGTGAAAAAGTCTGAAGCTCACCCAAGGCGTCCAAGATGCAAATATGCCGGTGAAATGATTCAGATGGACGCTAGCTCCTACAAATGGAACGGCTCTGATATATGGCATCTGCATGTTGCAATCGATGATGCCACAGGAGAAATCGTTGGTGCTTATTTTGACCACCAGGAGACACTTAAAGGCTATTATGGCGTTGTTTCACAGATCCTTCTGAACAAAGGTGTACCAGCCCTATTTTATACCGACAGACGCACTGTATTTGAATATAAACGAAAAAATGCGCCTTTAGACAACGAGGATACTTTCACCCAGTTTGCCTACGCAGCGCATCAGCTTGGTATAGAAATAAAAACAACGAGCGTCGCTCAAGCTAAGGGCCGCGTGGAACGAGTTAACCAAACACTTCAATCACGATTGCCAGTAGAATTAAGACGCGCTCGTATTACAACGATAGAACAGGCTAATCATTTTCTTCACAGCTATATTAAGAAGTTCAATGATCAGTTTGCTCTACGTCTCAATAGTACCAAAAATGTGTATGAAAAGCAATTGACGCCAGCACAAATCAATAAAGCATTAACCATTATTGAAAATCGAAAAATTGATAAGGGACATAGCTTTCAGTATCATAACCTTCACTATATGATTGTGACTAGTACTGGAGCAGATGTGTATTTTAAGGAAGGGACCGAAGTCATGGTGATTAAGTGTTTAGATGGCAAAATTTATGCCAATATAAATGATAAGCTTTACAATATTCGTGAAATTGAAAACTGGGAAGAATATTCAAAAAACTTTGACGTAAGACCAGAGCTGAAAAAAGAAAAGAAGAAGTATATACCACCAATTGACCATCCTTGGAGACAGAATAGCTGGAAGTTATACTCTTCTTCAATCAGAGCCCATTTATATGGTGCTAATAATTAA
- a CDS encoding TIGR01212 family radical SAM protein (This family includes YhcC from E. coli K-12, an uncharacterized radical SAM protein.) gives MKNLFKYTLDNKRYHTYNYFLKTKYHQKVAKVTLNADFTCPNRDGRLGYGGCTFCGSQGAGEYAGDVNDDLMTQFVSQSQIMRRKWPDCAFIAYFQAYTNTYASVDVLKSRFEPFVGLDHVVGIAIATRADCITEEIAAYLADLNTRTDVYLELGLQTIHDETAKRVNRCETFATFQKGLALLRKYHLDVCVHIINGLPGETYEMMLETARQVGKLDIQGLKIHSLYIMKHTKLYYEYLEKPFPTLSREEYIALVVDQLRLIPDHVVIERLTGDAMVSELYLPEWSINKTTILNDIDKLMVKQDVYQGDLISPSIYIKED, from the coding sequence ATGAAAAATTTATTTAAATACACCCTTGATAACAAGCGGTATCATACTTATAACTATTTCTTAAAAACCAAATATCATCAGAAAGTGGCCAAAGTCACCTTAAATGCGGATTTCACCTGTCCTAATCGTGATGGTCGACTCGGTTATGGCGGCTGCACATTTTGCGGCTCCCAAGGGGCGGGAGAATATGCCGGTGATGTAAATGATGACTTAATGACCCAGTTTGTCTCACAGTCTCAAATCATGCGCCGGAAATGGCCAGACTGCGCTTTTATCGCCTACTTTCAGGCTTATACAAATACCTATGCCTCGGTAGATGTTCTCAAATCACGCTTTGAACCTTTTGTCGGTTTAGATCATGTTGTCGGCATTGCCATTGCGACGCGCGCTGACTGTATTACCGAAGAGATTGCCGCTTACTTGGCGGATCTCAACACCAGAACAGATGTTTATCTCGAATTAGGTCTGCAGACAATTCATGATGAAACTGCCAAGCGAGTTAATCGCTGTGAAACTTTTGCGACATTCCAAAAAGGGTTAGCCCTTTTGCGTAAGTATCATCTCGATGTCTGTGTCCATATCATCAATGGCTTGCCGGGAGAAACTTATGAAATGATGTTAGAGACAGCGCGGCAAGTCGGCAAACTCGATATCCAAGGCCTAAAGATTCATTCTCTTTATATCATGAAACATACCAAGCTTTATTACGAATATCTAGAGAAGCCATTTCCTACCCTTTCTCGTGAAGAGTATATTGCCTTAGTCGTGGATCAGCTCCGTCTAATCCCTGACCACGTCGTCATTGAACGTTTAACCGGTGATGCCATGGTTAGTGAACTGTATTTACCAGAATGGTCGATTAACAAAACTACAATTCTTAATGATATTGATAAACTGATGGTCAAACAGGATGTCTATCAGGGGGATCTCATTTCTCCCTCTATATATATTAAAGAAGATTAA
- a CDS encoding peptide ABC transporter substrate-binding protein, producing MDVKKIVSFGLCAAMMAGCSSASKTNNVFRYATETDIMSMDPTIGTDGTSMDAMHAINDGLEMFDRNGKVVAGIAKSYDLSKDHKTYTFHLRKNVKWVDYQGKTVGSLTAKDFVYGWQRIIKNAGEYAYMLGSSGANIKNADQLINKGTKASASELDTLGVKAKDDYTLVVTLEQQVPFFISLMPFGAFYPEYQKYVEAKGKKYASNYKNLISNGAFIMTGWTKSKSATFIRNKKYWNASAVHLSKMVWQLGLDAKTAAASFDAGNLDYAPLTSSLVDKYKNQKTFTTFADGHLHYLEPNMKNKYLKNFYIRKALSLAINRTELCDKILKDGSTEANGFVPKDLCASPKGVDYRKDVKEDYTKYNLKEAQAAFDKGLKQLGKKSITLSILYGTDEIAMKDVAVYAQSCFSKLKGLKLNMVATVKQDRVNNREPKGQFDITVTRWGPDYADPTTYLNLCETGNTFNRGKWSNKKYDALMNRVRKETNISKRWEDMKEAEKIAMEDYAKIPLFDKGGAALCSTKVKYLVHKPVCVPYTFAYVEMK from the coding sequence ATGGATGTCAAAAAAATAGTAAGTTTTGGGTTATGTGCCGCCATGATGGCTGGTTGTTCTAGTGCCTCAAAAACCAATAACGTTTTTCGCTATGCGACAGAAACAGATATTATGTCAATGGATCCGACGATTGGGACTGACGGGACTTCAATGGATGCGATGCATGCCATTAATGATGGCTTGGAAATGTTTGACCGCAATGGAAAAGTTGTAGCTGGGATCGCTAAGAGTTATGATCTCTCTAAAGATCATAAGACTTATACTTTCCATTTACGTAAAAATGTCAAGTGGGTGGATTACCAGGGGAAAACAGTTGGCAGCCTGACCGCTAAAGACTTTGTCTATGGCTGGCAGCGCATTATTAAAAATGCTGGTGAATACGCTTATATGCTTGGTTCTAGTGGCGCTAATATCAAAAATGCGGATCAGCTTATTAATAAAGGAACAAAAGCAAGTGCGAGTGAACTTGATACCTTAGGGGTCAAGGCAAAAGATGACTATACGCTAGTCGTGACGCTTGAACAGCAGGTACCGTTCTTTATTTCGTTAATGCCATTTGGCGCTTTCTATCCGGAATATCAGAAATATGTCGAAGCGAAAGGTAAAAAATACGCTTCTAACTATAAGAACCTGATTTCTAACGGAGCTTTCATTATGACCGGCTGGACGAAATCAAAATCCGCTACTTTTATCCGCAACAAAAAGTATTGGAATGCTTCGGCTGTCCATTTATCGAAAATGGTATGGCAGTTAGGCTTAGACGCAAAGACTGCAGCGGCTTCCTTTGACGCAGGAAACCTCGACTATGCGCCATTAACCTCTTCATTAGTTGATAAATATAAAAATCAGAAGACTTTTACAACGTTTGCGGATGGGCATTTACATTACTTAGAACCAAACATGAAAAATAAATACCTCAAAAACTTCTATATCCGTAAAGCCTTATCTTTAGCAATCAATCGCACAGAGTTATGCGATAAAATCTTAAAAGATGGTTCAACAGAAGCCAATGGTTTTGTACCTAAGGATTTATGTGCTTCACCAAAAGGGGTGGACTATCGTAAAGATGTCAAAGAAGACTATACAAAGTACAATTTAAAAGAAGCTCAGGCAGCGTTTGATAAAGGCTTAAAACAATTAGGGAAAAAATCGATAACCTTATCCATTTTATATGGGACCGATGAAATTGCGATGAAAGATGTGGCGGTTTATGCGCAGTCATGTTTCTCTAAACTGAAAGGCTTAAAGTTAAATATGGTCGCAACGGTTAAACAGGATCGTGTCAATAACCGTGAACCGAAAGGGCAGTTTGATATTACTGTAACACGCTGGGGTCCAGATTATGCCGATCCAACAACTTATCTCAACTTATGTGAAACAGGGAATACTTTCAACCGCGGAAAATGGTCGAATAAGAAGTATGATGCTTTAATGAATCGAGTTCGTAAGGAGACAAATATTTCTAAGCGCTGGGAAGATATGAAGGAAGCAGAAAAGATTGCGATGGAAGATTATGCCAAGATTCCTTTATTCGATAAAGGCGGCGCGGCTTTATGTTCTACGAAAGTGAAGTATCTTGTCCATAAACCAGTTTGTGTCCCTTATACATTTGCATACGTTGAAATGAAATAA